The window CGCTCGCCCGGTCCCCGATGATCAGACGCATCGGCTCCAGAACCATTCCGCCGCCGAACCGCCGCTTGACTCGGCCGGCGACCAGAAGCCCCTTGTCGCAATTGAAATGCAGAATGGCGCCGAACTTATCCCGATACGCCCGCGCCAAGGCCACGGCCACTTGCTCCATCACGGCATCGCAGATCGTGTCCGGATGCCCGAGGCCCTTTCGCTCGACGATCTCGACCTCCGTCTCCGGCACCGTCGGACCGCTCATCACCTGAATGTGAATCTCGCCCATTCTGTTCATCTTTCAGAAACCGGAGGCGGGAGAATCCTTCAATCAAAATCCTTCAATCGCACCGGAAGGTAGCGTCGGCCCCAGTGGCCCGGGGGACCTTCAAATCGCCCGGCACAGGCCGTGCCGCAGGAACGGCAATGGCCGTCGTCGGCCAAATTCCAGTCGGACAGGAGGTACCAGTCGCGGCCGATCAGTTTCTTGCCGCAGCCGTGGCAGTAGGTGCTGTCGCCCCCGGGATCATGAACGTTGCCGATATAGGCGTAGCGGATCCCGCTATCCATGGCGATCCTCCGCGCCCGCGTCAGGGTCCCGGGCGGGGTGGGCGGCCGGTCCAGCATCTTATAGTCCGGGTGAAACGCGCTAAAATGAATCGGCACATCCGGCCCCAAGTTTTCCACCACCCACTTGGCAAGGGCTTCGATCTCCTGGTCCGAATCGTTTTCGCCCGGGATGAGGAGCGTGGTGATCTCCAACCAGACGTTCGTCCGGTGCTTGAGATAGATCAGGGTGTCCAGGACGGGCTGAAGATGCCCGGCCGTTATCTGCTGATAGAACCGTTCCGTGAAGGCCTTGAGGTCGACATTGGCCGCGTCCATATATCGGTAAAATTCCTCGCGCGGCTTCTCACAAACATAGCCTGCCGTTACGGCCACCGTCTTGATCCCCAGCCCGTGACAGGCCTGGGCCACGTCGATCGCATATTCATGGAAGATGACGGGATCATTATAGGTAAAGGCGACGCTGCGGCAGCCCAGCTCCCGGGCGACACGAGCGATCTTTTCGGGAGAGGCCGCATCGGCCAGGGTATCGACCTCACGGGACTTGCTGATGTCCCAGTTCTGGCAAAACCGGCAGGACAGGTTGCATCCGGCCGTCCCGAAGGAAAGCACGGGCGTTCCGGGAAGAAAATGGTTCAACGGTTTTTTTTCGATTGGATCGACACAGAACCCACTCGATCGCCCGTAGGTCGTCAATACGATCTGGTCGTTCTGCCGGGCCCGTACAAAGCAGAGTCCCTGCTGGCCTTCGTGGAGCCTGCAAAAGCGGGGACACAGATCGCACTGGACGCGTCCATCTTCGAGCTTGTGCCAGTACCGGGTCGGCACAACCGTGTTTAGTCTCTCACCGGCAATTCCCATAACGACCCCCGCATTCCCATCTTACCACAACGCCGCCCCTGAAGGCGATGGGAGCCTCTTGGCCGAGAGTGGGACGATATTTAAGCGACACCCAACCAGGGGGTATTCGACAAGACCCTGCCTCGGGAAGTATAATGGTACGCGGCTTATAAAATAAAGGAGATTTGCCATGATGAAACGCCTTCGAAATATACTCCTTACCGGTCTCGTCGCGCTTCTTCCCCTTTATTTGACGGTTACGTTGTTGGTCTGGCTCTTCAAGACGATGGACTCTTTATTCCAACCCTTAATCGCCACATTTTTCCATGGCGAGATCCGCGGCCTGGGGGTGCTCATAACGCTGGTGATCATCTTTTCCGCCGGCGTCATTCTATCAAACGTTTATGGCGCCCTGTTTCTAGGCTGGATTGAGGGGCTTCTTGAGCGGCTGCCGATATTCAAGGGCATCTATCGGAACATTAAGCGGATTGTCGAGAGCCTGAACCCGAGCAATCCGACCGGTTTCAAGGAATTCGTCCTGGTCGAACATTCCTCCGGTGAAGGGT is drawn from Nitrospiria bacterium and contains these coding sequences:
- the amrS gene encoding AmmeMemoRadiSam system radical SAM enzyme codes for the protein MGIAGERLNTVVPTRYWHKLEDGRVQCDLCPRFCRLHEGQQGLCFVRARQNDQIVLTTYGRSSGFCVDPIEKKPLNHFLPGTPVLSFGTAGCNLSCRFCQNWDISKSREVDTLADAASPEKIARVARELGCRSVAFTYNDPVIFHEYAIDVAQACHGLGIKTVAVTAGYVCEKPREEFYRYMDAANVDLKAFTERFYQQITAGHLQPVLDTLIYLKHRTNVWLEITTLLIPGENDSDQEIEALAKWVVENLGPDVPIHFSAFHPDYKMLDRPPTPPGTLTRARRIAMDSGIRYAYIGNVHDPGGDSTYCHGCGKKLIGRDWYLLSDWNLADDGHCRSCGTACAGRFEGPPGHWGRRYLPVRLKDFD
- a CDS encoding DUF502 domain-containing protein — its product is MMKRLRNILLTGLVALLPLYLTVTLLVWLFKTMDSLFQPLIATFFHGEIRGLGVLITLVIIFSAGVILSNVYGALFLGWIEGLLERLPIFKGIYRNIKRIVESLNPSNPTGFKEFVLVEHSSGEGYNGGFLTGEFTLVKGDGTRHDLASVFIPSNHLYLGAIHVVSRSRIVKLGLTPQDGVAFALSAGASVKGDVAQVRSPNR